A region of the Thioploca ingrica genome:
AATTTGAAAAGTTACTCGGAGCCGCGCCGCACCGGCAACCATTGGCGGAATGCCGCGCAATTCAAACCGGGCTAGGGAACGACAGTCAACCACTAATTCACGTTCTCCTTGGAAAACATGAATCGCTATCGCCGTTTGCCCATTTTTGAAAGTGGTGAAATCTTGGGCACGGGCCACGGGAATCGTCGTATTGCGCGGGATGATTTTTTCTACTAAACCACCCATGGTTTCAATCCCTAACGATAAGGGAATCACATCTAACAACAGCATATCATCGTTAGGCTTGTTACCGGCTAAAATATCAGCTTGAATGGCAGCACCGATAGCAACGACTTTATCGGGATCGATATCGACATGCGGTTCACGTTGAAAGAATTCTCCTACTTTTTCACGAACTCGCGGCATTCGAGTCGTGCCACCCACCATAACCACTTCTTTGATATCTTCTGAGGTAAGCCCCGCATCCCGCAACGCCCGCCGACAAGGCATGATGGTTTTTTGGAGCAAGGGATCAATTAAATGGTTTAATTGTTCATGAGTTAATATCCCCTGCCATTGGCTACCATTTTCTAAGCGAATCGCTAGTGGTGCTACCGATTGAGTGGTTAAAGTTTCTTTAGCGGTGCGGGCCATATCGAGTAATTCACGGATATGCGAATGTTGGGCATCATCGGCAATCTGAGCTTGTTGCATAATCCAAATAGCGATGGCACGGTCGATATCGTCACCCCCCAAAGCGGAATCACCCGCCGTGGACATGACTTCAAAAACACCCCGTTGTAATCGCAGGATGGAAATATCAAAGGTGCCACCGCCTAAATCATAAATGGCGAAAATGCCCTCGGCTGCCTTATCCAAGCCATAAGCCACGGCAGCGGCAGTCGGTTCATTGAGTAATCGCAGAACCTTTAAGCCAGCTAAGGTAGCCGCATCTTTAGTCGCTTGACGTTGCGCATCATCAAAATAGGCTGGGACAGTAATCACCACGCCGGTCAACTCACCACTGAGCGTTTCTTCTGCCCGTTTTTTCAGTTCCTTAAGAATTTCTGCCGAAACTTGGACTGGACTTTTTTCGCCGGCAACGGTACGAATCATAGGCATCCCTTGCCCTTCATATTCAACTAAATCGTAGGGCAAACGATTACCGGTGGTTTTGATATCGGCTATTCCACGTCCCATCAAGCGTTTAACTGAAGCAATGGTATTGAGGGGATCTTGATTGGCAAAAGGTTTAGCAACCAAGCCTACCTGTGGTGGTTGGTCTTTCAAATAACGCACAATAGAAGGCAGAAGGTGATCTCCGGCTCGATCCGGCAACGTTTCTGCTACACCACTCCGCACAGTTGCCACTAAAGAATTAGTTGTTCCTAAATCAATACCCGCAGCGAGACGGTGCTGATGCGGTGCGGTCGATTGACCCGGTTCAGTGATTTGCAGAAGTGCCATTTAAAAAATCCTTTTCAATTAGATCAATTCTTCTTCTATCCTCAACGCTGCTTCATGTAAACGTTGGAAAAATTGCCATTGTCGCACGCTGTCACGCGCCGCTGGCCAATTTTGCTGAGTAAATTGCTGACTTAAGGTCTTAGTCAAGTGCTGCATTTGCTGTTCCAGTCGTTTTAAGAAACGGTTTAAAGCTTCTAATGGTTGAGGTTGTCGCTTAATGGTGGCGAGTTCTTCTCGCAATTCCATTTGCATCATTAAGAACTCTGGATCCATCGCCATATCACTCGCTTCGTTGGTATCGATGCCTTGCAATTGTAAAAGATAGCGTCCACGAGCCAATGGATTATTTAGAGTTTGAAACGCTTCATTCACTTGAGTGGATTTTTGCAGTGCTAACCGCCGTTCCCGTTCCGAAGCCTGAGCATAATTATCCGGATGAACCATGCGCTGTAATTCTCGATAACGTTGGGCCAGGAGATGGCTATCTATGTCAAACGCAATGGGTAAGTTAAATACCTCAAAATGATTGGCATTCAGAGACATGATGAGTTACACATTAAAACTTTCGCCACAACCACATTGGTCTTTGATGTTGGGATTGTTAAATTTAAAGCCTTCATTCAAACCTTCACGCACGTAATCGAGTTCGGTACCATCAATATAGACTAGGCTTTTCGGATCCACGAGAATTTTAATGCCTTGGGATTCAAAAATTT
Encoded here:
- a CDS encoding chaperone protein HscA, coding for MALLQITEPGQSTAPHQHRLAAGIDLGTTNSLVATVRSGVAETLPDRAGDHLLPSIVRYLKDQPPQVGLVAKPFANQDPLNTIASVKRLMGRGIADIKTTGNRLPYDLVEYEGQGMPMIRTVAGEKSPVQVSAEILKELKKRAEETLSGELTGVVITVPAYFDDAQRQATKDAATLAGLKVLRLLNEPTAAAVAYGLDKAAEGIFAIYDLGGGTFDISILRLQRGVFEVMSTAGDSALGGDDIDRAIAIWIMQQAQIADDAQHSHIRELLDMARTAKETLTTQSVAPLAIRLENGSQWQGILTHEQLNHLIDPLLQKTIMPCRRALRDAGLTSEDIKEVVMVGGTTRMPRVREKVGEFFQREPHVDIDPDKVVAIGAAIQADILAGNKPNDDMLLLDVIPLSLGIETMGGLVEKIIPRNTTIPVARAQDFTTFKNGQTAIAIHVFQGERELVVDCRSLARFELRGIPPMVAGAARLRVTFQIDADGLLSVSAQEEISGVHSEITVKPSYGLQDSDIERMLKDSLEHAQADIAARYLREQQVEADRVINALRAALKVDGKKLLKQSEFVEISTALEALLNVKEGTDAQAIKQGIELLDEVTQEFAARRMDSAIRKAMTGHKIDEFMEKSPQ
- a CDS encoding Iron-sulphur cluster biosynthesis translates to MALTLTEKAAKHIQKSINTRGKGVGLRLGIRTSGCSGVAYVLEFADEINADDQIFESQGIKILVDPKSLVYIDGTELDYVREGLNEGFKFNNPNIKDQCGCGESFNV
- a CDS encoding co-chaperone Hsc20 is translated as MSLNANHFEVFNLPIAFDIDSHLLAQRYRELQRMVHPDNYAQASERERRLALQKSTQVNEAFQTLNNPLARGRYLLQLQGIDTNEASDMAMDPEFLMMQMELREELATIKRQPQPLEALNRFLKRLEQQMQHLTKTLSQQFTQQNWPAARDSVRQWQFFQRLHEAALRIEEELI